The Shewanella sp. KX20019 genome window below encodes:
- a CDS encoding MaoC/PaaZ C-terminal domain-containing protein has translation MPSLFSLYRKIFFGRKPGWDEQPLPMVKVSSPNVALSADKVEQYAQVCGFKFDGQTLPPTYLYVMAFRLHAMIFTHDAITFPLLGMIHLKNSITLHRPTTIAENYDFECSLTTSQMTDSGLEFELVSKAFVAGELVWESLSTYLYRIEGKTKRMRPPRGSDINWDAAQAWSLSEDLGRRYAKASGDYNLIHLHPVLSKRFGFDRVLAHGMWSKGRCIAEIMPEIVAKPCKIDVAFKLPLFMPGNVSFAAEKQQDSLIFELRDQKGRRPHLTGEITFL, from the coding sequence ATGCCCTCGCTGTTTTCGCTCTATCGAAAGATATTTTTTGGGCGTAAACCAGGTTGGGATGAACAGCCACTGCCTATGGTTAAAGTAAGCAGTCCTAATGTGGCATTGTCCGCAGATAAAGTTGAGCAGTATGCCCAAGTATGCGGTTTTAAGTTTGATGGTCAAACATTGCCGCCGACTTACTTGTATGTCATGGCATTTAGATTACATGCAATGATATTCACTCACGATGCAATCACATTCCCTTTGCTTGGGATGATCCATTTAAAGAACAGCATTACCTTACATCGTCCGACAACTATCGCTGAAAACTACGATTTTGAATGTTCATTGACGACCAGCCAAATGACGGACTCTGGCTTAGAGTTTGAATTAGTATCAAAAGCGTTTGTCGCCGGTGAGTTAGTTTGGGAGTCACTGTCAACCTACCTATATCGTATCGAAGGTAAGACTAAGCGTATGCGCCCACCTAGGGGAAGTGATATCAATTGGGACGCCGCACAAGCATGGAGTTTAAGTGAGGACTTGGGCCGCCGCTACGCAAAAGCGTCGGGCGACTATAACCTTATCCATCTGCACCCTGTATTGTCTAAGCGCTTTGGCTTTGATCGCGTTCTAGCACATGGCATGTGGTCTAAAGGTCGCTGTATCGCAGAGATCATGCCTGAAATTGTGGCGAAACCTTGCAAGATTGATGTTGCTTTTAAATTACCACTGTTTATGCCTGGTAATGTCAGCTTTGCTGCTGAGAAACAACAGGACAGCTTGATATTTGAGCTAAGAGATCAAAAAGGTCGACGTCCACATTTGACTGGCGAAATTACTTTTTTATAA
- a CDS encoding TraB/GumN family protein: MLATSIQKGLLSIVGAFCLFLAQIANAAPTDKPPFYQVSYQGQTAYLLGSIHIGKADFYPLADQIEQAFAKSKALVVEADVRDANVPALLQKYGADKLPMDDKTKVVLADYCKDKAALCTALSSYAPWLQSMQLSIGRYTALGYSALYGVDSVLVAQADNRPVYELESTKFQFELLSSFTPETQWEMVREAIEAPDEDMLKLISAWRRGDEAELADLMEGEMLREGNIEMVERMLWNRNKGMAKKMVELMSSSTTVQPLFVVVGAGHLVGEQSVQSYLTTLGANSKNCWDSICN; the protein is encoded by the coding sequence ATGTTGGCAACAAGTATCCAGAAAGGTTTATTGTCGATAGTAGGTGCATTTTGTCTGTTTTTAGCTCAAATTGCTAACGCAGCACCAACCGATAAACCGCCTTTTTACCAAGTCTCCTATCAAGGCCAAACTGCCTATCTATTAGGATCTATTCATATTGGTAAAGCGGACTTTTATCCATTAGCTGATCAAATTGAACAGGCGTTTGCTAAATCAAAAGCCCTTGTCGTAGAGGCTGATGTTCGCGACGCAAATGTCCCTGCATTACTGCAAAAATATGGCGCTGATAAGTTACCCATGGATGATAAAACTAAAGTCGTATTGGCTGATTACTGTAAAGATAAAGCCGCCTTATGTACCGCTTTAAGCAGTTATGCACCCTGGCTACAATCAATGCAGCTTAGCATTGGCCGCTACACCGCTTTGGGGTACAGCGCGCTTTATGGTGTGGACTCAGTATTAGTTGCTCAAGCAGATAATAGGCCCGTGTACGAGCTCGAAAGTACTAAATTCCAATTTGAACTATTGTCATCTTTTACTCCTGAAACGCAGTGGGAGATGGTACGCGAAGCGATAGAAGCACCAGATGAAGATATGCTTAAACTTATTTCGGCGTGGCGCCGCGGTGATGAAGCTGAGTTGGCTGATTTAATGGAAGGGGAGATGCTGCGTGAAGGTAACATTGAAATGGTGGAGAGGATGCTGTGGAACCGCAATAAGGGCATGGCCAAGAAAATGGTCGAGCTGATGAGCTCCTCTACCACTGTGCAACCTCTGTTCGTGGTTGTTGGCGCAGGACATTTAGTGGGAGAGCAGAGTGTACAGTCTTATCTAACGACATTGGGGGCAAACAGCAAAAACTGCTGGGATAGTATCTGTAATTAA
- a CDS encoding prephenate dehydrogenase codes for MPHTQVIEQLKASLQTAYRQAIDADTRLDALKKAGHVKFNTIFTKDEGFSTTSNRFQPYVQELAAEMDAMSREPDTMVNALEGYVRKLGLLLQTMQTFKANTK; via the coding sequence ATGCCACACACACAGGTTATCGAGCAACTAAAAGCCAGTTTGCAAACCGCCTACCGTCAAGCTATCGATGCTGATACAAGACTCGACGCGCTCAAAAAAGCTGGCCACGTTAAGTTTAATACTATTTTTACTAAGGACGAGGGCTTTTCTACAACGAGTAATCGCTTCCAGCCTTATGTACAAGAACTCGCCGCTGAAATGGATGCGATGAGCCGCGAACCTGACACTATGGTAAATGCGCTAGAAGGCTACGTGCGTAAGCTTGGCTTATTATTGCAAACAATGCAGACTTTTAAAGCCAACACAAAATAG
- a CDS encoding DUF3016 domain-containing protein, with translation MLVAGLLLSGYMLSASTWAADEAIANPVTENGIVKVEWQEPKSFRDVESGSEIQSRFEKRTFEELTKNLNKEAAKILKPNQKLEMVVTDLDLAGDVRPTFGATVNDLRVVKDLYPPRITFSYRVIEGDRVIIAGNEKLTDLNFMNSIHKNSTRPNRYENALLTSWLKDTIKPKL, from the coding sequence ATACTAGTAGCAGGACTATTACTATCAGGTTATATGTTATCAGCTTCAACGTGGGCTGCTGATGAAGCTATTGCTAACCCGGTAACTGAAAACGGCATTGTTAAAGTTGAATGGCAAGAGCCAAAAAGCTTTCGTGATGTGGAATCTGGTAGTGAGATTCAATCACGTTTTGAAAAGCGTACCTTTGAAGAGTTAACTAAAAATCTGAACAAAGAAGCCGCAAAGATATTAAAGCCAAATCAAAAGCTTGAAATGGTGGTGACAGACTTAGATTTAGCTGGTGATGTAAGGCCAACATTTGGCGCGACAGTGAATGACTTACGAGTGGTTAAAGATCTTTATCCACCACGTATCACCTTTAGCTATAGGGTGATTGAAGGTGATCGGGTCATCATTGCTGGTAACGAAAAGTTGACCGATCTTAACTTTATGAACTCTATTCATAAGAATAGTACTAGGCCTAACCGCTATGAAAATGCCTTACTGACATCATGGTTAAAAGATACGATTAAGCCAAAGCTTTAA
- a CDS encoding DUF4240 domain-containing protein — MTESQFWELVTRTSPQQNQTDLAESLKQKLSPLSNDELRDFDKIFGQQMRRSYSWTVWGAAYIITGCDSEYAFAEFRCFLISLGKQWYDTVVAAPDELGKLLEWPEKDGYAYPFLDEYDLIAGQLYEERADDELPYVPSGQASPVGKKFSHKKKQLKTTYPILSAAFPF; from the coding sequence ATGACAGAGTCACAGTTTTGGGAATTGGTTACCCGTACATCTCCTCAGCAAAATCAAACGGATTTAGCCGAATCATTAAAGCAAAAGCTGAGCCCGCTGAGTAATGATGAACTGCGTGATTTTGATAAGATTTTTGGCCAACAAATGCGCCGTTCCTATTCATGGACTGTGTGGGGAGCGGCTTACATTATTACCGGGTGTGATTCAGAGTATGCTTTTGCTGAGTTTCGTTGCTTTTTGATCTCACTTGGAAAGCAGTGGTACGACACCGTTGTTGCAGCGCCCGATGAGCTGGGTAAATTACTTGAATGGCCGGAGAAAGACGGTTACGCCTATCCTTTCCTTGATGAGTATGATCTTATCGCGGGGCAACTTTATGAAGAGCGTGCCGACGATGAACTGCCTTATGTTCCTTCTGGACAAGCTTCACCAGTGGGCAAGAAGTTCTCCCATAAGAAAAAGCAGTTAAAGACGACGTATCCAATATTGAGCGCCGCTTTTCCATTCTAG
- a CDS encoding response regulator, which produces MSDLHPSELSILLVEPSDTQRKIIANRLAQEGIKQIQTATSLEQALSIIKRHQPDLIASAMHFEDGTALDLLKKLKLSPQFSDIQFMLVSSECRREQLESYRQSGVVAILPKPFTSSHLGKALNATIDLLSHDELDLTHFDVQNLRVLVVDDSKMARNIIKRTITNLGLRMITEAHDGQEAIEIMQQQMFDLVITDYNMPSVDGLALTQFIRNDSDQSHIPILMVSSEANDTHLSNVSQAGVNALCDKPFEPQVVKQILYQLLEE; this is translated from the coding sequence ATGAGCGACTTACACCCTAGCGAACTCTCTATTCTGCTGGTTGAGCCATCGGATACCCAGCGTAAAATCATTGCTAACCGATTAGCTCAAGAGGGCATAAAACAGATCCAGACGGCCACGAGTCTTGAGCAGGCACTAAGTATTATTAAACGCCACCAGCCAGATCTGATTGCCAGTGCGATGCATTTTGAAGATGGTACCGCCCTCGATCTACTAAAAAAACTAAAATTATCGCCGCAGTTTAGTGATATTCAGTTTATGTTGGTCTCTAGCGAGTGTCGCCGTGAACAGTTAGAAAGCTATCGTCAGTCAGGCGTTGTCGCCATACTACCCAAGCCGTTTACTTCAAGTCACCTAGGAAAAGCGCTAAACGCCACTATCGACCTATTAAGTCATGATGAGCTGGATCTCACCCACTTCGATGTGCAGAATCTACGAGTACTTGTGGTCGACGACAGCAAGATGGCAAGGAACATCATCAAACGTACGATTACTAATCTTGGCTTACGCATGATAACCGAAGCTCATGATGGCCAAGAAGCCATTGAAATAATGCAGCAGCAGATGTTTGATCTAGTCATCACGGATTACAATATGCCCAGTGTTGATGGCTTAGCATTAACGCAATTTATTCGTAACGATAGTGATCAATCTCATATTCCTATTCTAATGGTCTCATCAGAAGCTAACGATACCCACCTTAGTAACGTTTCACAGGCGGGCGTGAACGCACTTTGTGATAAGCCTTTTGAGCCTCAAGTTGTCAAACAAATTCTCTATCAACTGCTCGAAGAGTAG
- a CDS encoding HU family DNA-binding protein, translating to MNKTELVAKMAESAELTKAEAARALKSFEETVAEAMKNGEKISIVGFGSFETSERAARTGRNPQTGKEIQIPAATVPKFKAGKTLKDSVN from the coding sequence ATGAATAAGACTGAACTTGTTGCAAAAATGGCTGAATCTGCGGAACTAACGAAAGCTGAAGCCGCACGTGCATTAAAATCTTTTGAAGAAACTGTTGCAGAAGCGATGAAGAATGGAGAGAAAATCTCTATTGTTGGTTTTGGCTCTTTTGAAACATCAGAGCGTGCTGCTCGCACAGGTCGTAACCCACAGACTGGTAAAGAGATCCAGATCCCTGCGGCTACTGTACCTAAGTTTAAAGCGGGTAAAACGCTTAAAGATAGCGTTAACTAA
- a CDS encoding TorF family putative porin → MNKLLINTTVITATALMSLSANAAVEANIGATSNYLWRGITQTDDAVAVQGGIDYSHDSGFYAGTWASNVDFGNETSYEIDFYAGFAGSIGEELGYDISYLYFAYPDADDSIDFGEVTAAVSWKWIEVSYAHVVNAGGDVTGDSTLDEKEMGYLQTTLTYPISDTLSIAAHYGYSTGDVVTAWYSTDNYADYSIALSKDTDFGTVSFMVSDTDLENDDAKVLVGYSYSFDL, encoded by the coding sequence ATGAACAAGCTACTTATCAATACCACTGTAATTACAGCCACTGCGCTAATGAGTTTATCGGCAAATGCCGCAGTAGAAGCCAATATAGGTGCTACATCTAACTACTTATGGCGTGGCATTACTCAAACCGATGATGCCGTCGCCGTGCAAGGCGGCATTGATTATAGCCACGACTCAGGCTTTTACGCTGGCACATGGGCATCAAATGTCGATTTTGGTAACGAGACCAGCTACGAGATTGACTTTTATGCCGGCTTTGCTGGCAGCATAGGAGAAGAGCTTGGCTATGACATTAGCTATCTTTATTTTGCCTATCCCGATGCTGACGACAGTATCGATTTTGGTGAAGTGACAGCTGCGGTGAGTTGGAAGTGGATTGAAGTTAGCTACGCACACGTAGTTAATGCAGGCGGAGACGTTACAGGTGACTCCACATTAGATGAAAAAGAGATGGGCTACCTGCAAACAACTTTGACTTACCCTATCTCAGACACCCTCTCAATTGCTGCGCATTACGGTTACTCGACCGGTGATGTCGTAACGGCTTGGTACAGTACTGATAACTACGCTGACTATTCGATTGCACTGAGTAAAGATACAGATTTTGGAACCGTCTCTTTTATGGTTAGCGATACTGACTTAGAGAATGATGACGCGAAAGTACTTGTCGGTTATAGCTATAGTTTCGACTTGTAA
- a CDS encoding PA3496 family putative envelope integrity protein: MAQILDFVPNDAEVESFTAPKNKKAADDLAHKKDVKKRLEAYLERTQLNRAIGEDEFWA, encoded by the coding sequence ATGGCTCAGATATTAGATTTTGTGCCCAACGATGCAGAGGTGGAATCATTTACGGCGCCAAAAAACAAAAAGGCTGCTGATGATTTAGCGCATAAGAAAGATGTAAAGAAACGCTTAGAGGCTTATTTAGAAAGAACCCAGCTCAACAGAGCAATAGGCGAAGATGAGTTTTGGGCTTAA
- a CDS encoding alanine/glycine:cation symporter family protein: MEAITEFIGRINGVVWGTPMLVLILGVGLFLTIGLRFMPILKLGTGFKLLWSGRIPDKDKKMKGEISPFNALMTSLSATIGTGNIAGVATAIFIGGPGALFWMWCTALVGMATKFAEAVLAVKYREVDDNGNHVGGPMYYIKNGLSSKWAWLGTAFALFGALAGFGIGNTVQANSVADALSSNFGVPTWVTGLVLMVLVGAVLMGGIKRIADVAGKLVPIMTIFYLGAGIAVLVVHAAEIPAALELIIHSAFNPVAAQGGFAGAAVWAAIRFGVARGVFSNEAGLGSAPIAHAAAQTNNPVAQGLVAMLGTFIDTLIVCTITGLAIIVSGAWTSGENGAALTSFAFSQALPLGNYVVAIALSVFAFTTILGWSFYCEKCVQFLFGVKAIKPFRILWTIVVPLGAVSSLEFIWLLADTLNAMMAIPNLIALALLSPVVFALTKEYFLKKRETEAAEQ, translated from the coding sequence ATGGAAGCTATTACTGAATTTATTGGCAGGATTAACGGTGTAGTGTGGGGGACTCCTATGCTGGTCTTGATCCTAGGGGTAGGGTTATTCCTCACTATTGGTCTGCGTTTTATGCCAATTTTAAAGCTGGGTACCGGTTTTAAATTATTATGGTCAGGTCGTATTCCTGACAAAGACAAGAAAATGAAAGGTGAGATTAGTCCGTTTAATGCGCTAATGACCTCACTCTCAGCAACGATTGGTACCGGTAATATTGCTGGCGTTGCTACTGCCATTTTTATTGGTGGCCCCGGTGCCCTTTTTTGGATGTGGTGTACGGCATTAGTCGGCATGGCAACCAAATTCGCAGAAGCAGTGCTAGCGGTTAAATATCGTGAAGTTGATGACAATGGTAACCACGTCGGTGGCCCAATGTATTACATCAAGAACGGCCTTAGCTCTAAGTGGGCTTGGTTAGGCACTGCATTTGCGTTGTTTGGTGCACTGGCTGGGTTTGGTATTGGTAACACCGTACAGGCTAACTCAGTCGCTGATGCGTTAAGCAGTAACTTTGGCGTACCAACCTGGGTTACTGGTCTCGTGTTGATGGTGTTAGTCGGCGCAGTATTGATGGGCGGCATTAAGCGTATCGCTGATGTTGCCGGTAAACTCGTGCCTATTATGACTATTTTCTATTTAGGTGCTGGCATCGCAGTACTGGTGGTTCATGCTGCTGAAATACCTGCAGCACTCGAACTGATTATCCACAGTGCCTTTAACCCGGTAGCCGCTCAAGGCGGTTTTGCCGGTGCAGCTGTTTGGGCGGCTATTCGCTTTGGTGTGGCACGCGGTGTGTTTTCTAACGAAGCTGGTCTAGGTAGTGCGCCAATTGCTCACGCTGCAGCGCAAACAAATAACCCTGTCGCTCAAGGGTTAGTGGCGATGTTAGGGACATTCATTGATACTTTAATCGTTTGTACGATTACCGGTTTAGCGATTATTGTTTCCGGCGCTTGGACGTCAGGCGAAAATGGTGCCGCACTGACCTCTTTTGCCTTCTCTCAAGCGCTCCCATTAGGCAATTATGTGGTGGCAATAGCATTGAGTGTATTTGCATTCACCACCATATTAGGTTGGAGCTTTTACTGTGAAAAATGTGTGCAGTTCTTGTTTGGTGTGAAGGCAATTAAGCCGTTTAGAATTCTTTGGACAATCGTAGTGCCGTTAGGCGCGGTAAGTTCATTAGAGTTTATTTGGCTGCTCGCGGATACATTGAATGCGATGATGGCAATACCTAACTTAATCGCCTTGGCATTACTCAGTCCCGTGGTATTTGCATTGACGAAAGAGTACTTCCTTAAGAAGCGTGAAACAGAAGCTGCTGAGCAGTAA
- the arsJ gene encoding organoarsenical effux MFS transporter ArsJ, translating into MLAKYRALPESIRQYLLVTGNYWAFTLTDGALRMLVVLHFYDLGYTPLAIAMLFLFYEIFGVMTNLVGGWLGARLGLNRTMNIGLGLQIVALSMLLLPSAMLTVPWVMAAQALSGIAKDLNKMSAKSAIKTLVPKDAEDKLYRWVAMLTGSKNALKGAGFFLGGLLLTLVGFTGAVAIMAALLFIVWLCSVLNLKADLGRAKSKPKFTEIFSKSSRVNILSAARLFLFAARDVWFVIALPVFLASQLGWDHSSVGSFLALWVIGYGVVQSAAPLLTRGRSEKTPDGATATRWAGLLTLVTAILTAVMFTGWIEPQLALLTGLMLFGAVFAINSSLHSYLIVSYAGDDGVSLDIGFYYMANAMGRLVGTLLSGWVYQVAGLGACLAVSTLFLLLTYLTSFKLPRVNSTL; encoded by the coding sequence GTGTTAGCAAAATACCGTGCTTTGCCTGAGAGTATTCGTCAGTATCTGCTGGTGACGGGGAACTACTGGGCATTTACCCTAACTGACGGCGCATTGCGTATGTTGGTGGTGCTGCATTTTTATGATTTAGGTTACACCCCGCTAGCGATTGCCATGTTGTTTCTGTTCTATGAGATATTCGGGGTGATGACTAATCTTGTTGGCGGCTGGTTAGGCGCTAGGCTGGGTCTAAACCGCACCATGAACATCGGCTTAGGGTTGCAGATAGTCGCGCTGTCGATGCTATTGCTGCCGAGCGCTATGTTAACGGTGCCTTGGGTTATGGCTGCGCAGGCGCTTTCTGGGATAGCAAAAGATCTCAACAAGATGAGCGCAAAAAGTGCGATTAAAACCTTAGTACCGAAAGATGCTGAAGACAAATTATACCGTTGGGTTGCGATGCTTACCGGTTCGAAGAATGCACTTAAAGGTGCAGGGTTCTTTTTAGGCGGGCTGTTGTTAACGCTTGTGGGCTTTACTGGTGCCGTCGCCATAATGGCAGCACTGCTGTTTATTGTTTGGTTATGCAGTGTATTGAACTTGAAAGCGGACTTAGGTAGAGCAAAATCTAAACCTAAGTTTACCGAGATATTTTCCAAAAGTAGCCGGGTTAATATTCTCTCTGCAGCACGCTTATTTTTATTTGCCGCAAGAGATGTTTGGTTTGTGATAGCTCTGCCAGTGTTTTTGGCCAGTCAATTAGGTTGGGATCATAGCAGTGTTGGTTCCTTTTTAGCGCTATGGGTTATCGGTTATGGTGTGGTTCAGTCTGCTGCGCCACTATTGACTCGAGGTCGCAGTGAAAAGACGCCCGATGGTGCGACTGCAACGCGATGGGCTGGTCTGTTAACGCTGGTGACTGCCATATTAACCGCGGTGATGTTTACTGGTTGGATTGAACCGCAGTTGGCATTACTCACAGGGTTGATGCTGTTTGGCGCTGTGTTTGCTATCAACTCATCGCTACACAGCTATCTTATCGTTAGTTACGCCGGTGATGACGGTGTATCGCTCGATATTGGCTTTTACTATATGGCTAATGCGATGGGTCGGCTGGTCGGGACACTTCTGTCTGGGTGGGTGTATCAAGTTGCCGGGCTTGGCGCGTGTTTAGCGGTTTCAACGTTATTCTTGCTGTTGACCTATTTAACCTCATTTAAGTTACCCAGGGTAAACTCCACTTTATAA
- a CDS encoding ArsJ-associated glyceraldehyde-3-phosphate dehydrogenase, translating into MTIKIGINGFGRMGRLALRAAWHNKDVEFVQINDPAGDAATLAHLLTFDSIHGRWSEEAVAEGDDIIVGQRRITTSRNKTIAATDWSGCDVVIEASGVMKTKALLQAYLVQGVKRVVVTAPVKEDGVLNVVMGVNQDLYNKDIHPIVTAASCTTNCLAPVVKVIHEKIGIKHGSMTTIHDITNTQTILDAPHKDLRRARACGLSMIPTTTGSATAITHIFPELKGKLNGHAVRIPLANASLTDCVFELARETTEIEVNALLKEAAAGELKDILGFEERPLVSVDYKTDPRSSIIDALSTMVVNGTQVKLYVWYDNEWGYANRTAELAIMVGQLDKVGKAG; encoded by the coding sequence ATGACAATCAAAATCGGAATTAATGGTTTCGGCAGAATGGGGCGCTTGGCATTAAGGGCGGCTTGGCATAACAAGGATGTAGAATTTGTGCAGATTAATGATCCAGCGGGTGATGCCGCAACATTAGCACACTTACTCACATTTGATTCGATACATGGTCGTTGGAGCGAAGAGGCTGTAGCCGAAGGTGATGACATCATTGTTGGTCAGCGTCGTATCACTACCAGCCGCAATAAAACCATCGCCGCGACCGACTGGTCAGGTTGTGATGTAGTGATTGAGGCGTCTGGGGTGATGAAAACCAAAGCCTTGCTGCAAGCCTATCTTGTTCAAGGCGTTAAAAGAGTGGTTGTTACCGCACCGGTCAAAGAAGATGGTGTGCTTAACGTGGTCATGGGGGTCAATCAGGATCTCTACAATAAAGATATCCATCCTATCGTAACGGCGGCATCTTGCACCACTAACTGTTTAGCGCCCGTGGTCAAAGTTATCCATGAAAAAATTGGTATTAAACATGGTTCAATGACCACCATACATGACATTACTAACACCCAAACCATTCTCGATGCGCCTCATAAAGACTTACGACGTGCTCGCGCTTGTGGTTTAAGCATGATCCCGACCACCACCGGCAGTGCTACTGCTATTACCCATATTTTTCCAGAGCTTAAAGGCAAGCTTAATGGCCATGCTGTACGTATTCCGCTTGCTAACGCTTCACTAACAGATTGTGTGTTTGAGCTAGCTCGTGAGACAACTGAAATTGAAGTTAATGCGCTACTAAAAGAGGCTGCAGCAGGAGAACTGAAAGATATCCTAGGCTTTGAAGAGCGTCCATTAGTCTCTGTTGATTACAAAACCGATCCGCGCTCGAGCATCATCGATGCGCTATCGACGATGGTGGTGAATGGCACGCAAGTGAAGTTGTATGTGTGGTATGACAATGAATGGGGCTACGCCAACCGCACTGCCGAACTAGCGATTATGGTGGGGCAGTTGGATAAGGTCGGGAAAGCAGGATAA
- the arsB gene encoding ACR3 family arsenite efflux transporter produces the protein MGIFERYLSVWVGLAIVIGVLLGNVMPSGFALIAGLEYAHVNLVIAILIWVMIYPMMVQIDFSAVKNVGKSPKGLLLTLVINWLVKPFTMAALAWLFFKVFFVNLVVPQTATEYIAGMILLGVAPCTAMVFVWSQLTKGDPNYTLVQVSVNDLIMVVAFAPITALLLGVSDIQVPWATLLSSVGLYVVLPLVAGVITRHFLQKRSDDSQLNVFVAKLKPWSMLGLLATVVLLFGFQAETIMSQPQDIFLIAIPLLIQTYGIFFIAFYAAKKMKLSHKIAAPACMIATSNFFELAVAVAISLFGLHSGAALATVVGVLVEVPVMLSLVAIFNRSRHLFVADEASAV, from the coding sequence ATGGGTATTTTTGAGCGTTATTTAAGTGTGTGGGTAGGTCTCGCTATTGTTATTGGAGTGCTTCTGGGCAATGTAATGCCTAGTGGTTTTGCATTGATTGCAGGGCTCGAGTACGCCCATGTTAATTTGGTGATTGCCATTTTAATCTGGGTGATGATCTACCCTATGATGGTACAAATCGATTTTTCAGCGGTAAAAAATGTCGGTAAGAGCCCCAAGGGGCTGCTGTTAACGTTAGTGATTAATTGGCTGGTTAAACCTTTTACGATGGCAGCGCTGGCTTGGCTGTTCTTTAAAGTTTTCTTTGTTAATTTAGTGGTTCCACAAACGGCAACTGAATATATCGCCGGTATGATTTTGCTCGGTGTTGCCCCTTGTACAGCAATGGTATTTGTCTGGAGCCAGCTAACCAAAGGTGATCCCAATTACACGCTAGTACAGGTGTCTGTAAATGATCTGATTATGGTGGTCGCTTTTGCGCCCATCACTGCACTGCTGCTAGGCGTGAGTGATATTCAAGTCCCTTGGGCGACATTGCTGTCATCAGTTGGGCTTTATGTGGTATTGCCGTTAGTTGCGGGAGTGATTACACGTCATTTTTTACAGAAGAGGAGTGACGATAGCCAATTAAATGTATTTGTAGCCAAGCTTAAACCTTGGTCTATGCTTGGCTTACTGGCTACCGTGGTTCTACTGTTTGGCTTTCAAGCCGAAACCATTATGAGTCAGCCGCAAGATATTTTTCTGATTGCTATCCCGCTACTGATCCAAACTTATGGGATCTTTTTTATCGCTTTTTACGCGGCAAAGAAGATGAAGTTAAGCCACAAAATAGCGGCACCTGCTTGTATGATTGCAACTTCTAACTTTTTCGAGTTGGCCGTCGCGGTAGCTATCTCATTGTTTGGTCTACATTCTGGAGCTGCGCTTGCCACTGTGGTGGGAGTGCTGGTGGAGGTGCCGGTGATGTTATCGCTAGTGGCAATATTCAATCGCAGTCGACATCTGTTTGTTGCAGACGAAGCTTCTGCAGTTTAG
- a CDS encoding metalloregulator ArsR/SmtB family transcription factor yields MTPLAFFKALADDTRLRSLLLIQSESELCVCELMTALDEIQPKISRHLAQLRKLGLLVDRRQGQWVFYRINPELPLWANDILQTLASQQPQLIETNLAMLLQMGERPERVLSCC; encoded by the coding sequence ATGACACCTTTAGCCTTTTTTAAAGCACTCGCCGACGATACAAGACTGCGTAGTTTATTACTGATCCAATCGGAATCAGAGTTGTGCGTTTGTGAGCTGATGACAGCGCTCGATGAGATCCAGCCTAAAATATCTCGCCATTTAGCGCAGTTGCGAAAACTGGGCTTGTTAGTTGATCGACGTCAGGGGCAGTGGGTGTTTTATCGTATAAATCCAGAGCTACCGCTATGGGCAAATGATATTTTGCAAACGCTAGCCTCGCAACAACCTCAATTAATAGAGACGAACTTAGCCATGCTGCTACAAATGGGTGAACGCCCTGAAAGAGTATTAAGCTGCTGTTAA